A stretch of the Panthera uncia isolate 11264 chromosome D1, Puncia_PCG_1.0, whole genome shotgun sequence genome encodes the following:
- the PGM2L1 gene encoding glucose 1,6-bisphosphate synthase isoform X1: protein MAENAEGDLNSNLLHAPYHTGDPQLDTAIGQWLRWDKNPKTKEQIENLLRNGMNKELRDRLCCRMTFGTAGLRSAMGAGFCYINDLTVIQSTQGMYKYLERCFSDFKQRGFVVGYDTRGQVTSSCSSQRLAKLTAAVLLAKDVPVYLFSRYVPTPFVPYAVQELKAVAGVMITASHNRKEDNGYKVYWETGAQITSPHDKEILKCIEECVEPWNGSWNDNLVDTSPLKRDPLQDICRRYMEDLKKICFHRELNSKTTLKFVHTSFHGVGHDYVQLAFQVFGFKPPIPVPEQKDPDPDFSTVKCPNPEEGESVLELSLRLAERENARVVLATDPDADRLAVAELQENGHWKVFTGNELAALFGWWMFDCWKKNKSRNADVKNVYMLATTVSSKILKAIALEEGFHFEETLPGFKWIGCRIKDLLENGKEVLFAFEESIGFLCGTSVLDKDGVSAAVVVAEMAAYLETMNITLKQQLIKVYEKYGYHISKTSYFLCYDPITIKSIFERLRNFDSPKEYPKFCGTFAILHIRDVTTGYDSSQPNKKSVLPVSKNSQMITFTFQNGCVATLRTSGTEPKIKYYAEMCASPEQSDTALLEEELKKLIEALIENFLEPSKNGLIWRSV from the exons AATcccaaaacaaaagagcaaattgAAAATCTGTTACGGAATGGGATGAACAAGGAGCTACGAGATCGTCTTTGTTGCCGAATGACTTTTGGGACGGCGGGACTTCGTTCTGCTATGGGGGCAGGATTTTGCTATATTAATGACCTTACAGTAATACAGTCAACACAG GGAATGTACAAATACCTTGAGAGATGCTTCTCAGACTTCAAGCAGAGAGGCTTTGTCGTCGGGTATGACACCCGGGGTCAAGTAACTAGCAGCTGCAGCAGCCAGAG acttgcTAAACTCACTGCTGCAGTCTTATTGGCCAAAGATGTTCCTGTGTACCTTTTTTCAAGATATGTTCCTACGCCTTTTGTA CCATATGCGGTCCAGGAGCTCAAAGCAGTTGCAGGTGTGATGATTACTGCTTCTCACAACCGCAAAGAAGACAACGGGTACAAG GTTTATTGGGAAACTGGTGCCCAGATCACATCTCCTCATGacaaagaaattctgaaatgtaTAGAAGAATGTGTGGAACCTTGGAATGGTTCCTGGAATGATAATTTAGTGGATACCAGCCCACTGAAGAGAGATCCTCTGCAGGACATTTGCAGAAGATACATGGAAGATCTTAAAAAGATCTGTTTTCACAG GGAATTAAATTCAAAGACCACCTTGAAATTTGTACATACATCTTTTCATGGGGTCGGACATGACTATGTGCAGCTGGCTTTTCAAGTGTTTGGTTTTAAGCCTCCTATTCCAGTACCAGAACAAAAAGATCCTGATCCAGACTTTTCTACTGTTAAATGCCCAAATCCTGAAGAAGGAGAATCTgtgctg GAACTTTCTTTGAgactggcagagagagaaaatgcccgGGTAGTGCTAgccacagatcctgatgcagacCGACTGGCAGTAGCAGAACTTCAGGAGAA TGGTCATTGGAAAGTTTTCACAGGGAATGAGTTGGCAGCTTTGTTTGGGTGGTGGATGTTTGATtgctggaagaaaaataaatcaagaaatgctGATGTGAAGAACGTTTATATGTTAGCCACCACAGTCTCTTCCAAAATTTTGAAGGCAATTGCACTTGAAGAAGGATTTCATTTTGAA GAAACATTACCAGGTTTTAAATGGATTGGATGTAGGATAAAAGACCtcctggaaaatggaaaagaagttcTTTTTGCATTTGAGGAGTCAATTG GTTTTCTGTGTGGAACTTCAGTTTTGGACAAAGATGGGGTGAGTGCAGCCGTTGTTGTTGCTGAGATGGCAGCTTACCTGGAAACCATGAACATAACATTGAAACAACAACTGATTAAGGTTTATGAAAA ATATGGTTATCACATTTCAAAAACGTCCTATTTCTTGTGTTATGATCCGATTACCATCAAAAGTATATTTGAAAGGCTTCGCAATTTTGATTCTCCAAAAGAATATCCAAAATTTTGTGGGACATTTGCTATATTGCACATACGGGATGTTACCACTGGATATGACAGCAGCCAGCCTAATAAGAAATCA GTGCTGCCTGTGAGTAAAAACAGCCAAATGATtacatttacttttcaaaatggcTGTGTGGCTACTCTTCGGACAAGCGGGACAGAACCCAAGATAAAGTATTACGCAGAGATGTGTGCATCACCAGAGCAGAG TGACACTGCCTTACTAGAAGAGGAATTGAAGAAACTCATTGAAGCTCTGATTGAGAATTTTCTTGAGCCCAGTAAAAATGGACTGATCTGGCGTTCTGTCTAG
- the PGM2L1 gene encoding glucose 1,6-bisphosphate synthase isoform X2, giving the protein MNKELRDRLCCRMTFGTAGLRSAMGAGFCYINDLTVIQSTQGMYKYLERCFSDFKQRGFVVGYDTRGQVTSSCSSQRLAKLTAAVLLAKDVPVYLFSRYVPTPFVPYAVQELKAVAGVMITASHNRKEDNGYKVYWETGAQITSPHDKEILKCIEECVEPWNGSWNDNLVDTSPLKRDPLQDICRRYMEDLKKICFHRELNSKTTLKFVHTSFHGVGHDYVQLAFQVFGFKPPIPVPEQKDPDPDFSTVKCPNPEEGESVLELSLRLAERENARVVLATDPDADRLAVAELQENGHWKVFTGNELAALFGWWMFDCWKKNKSRNADVKNVYMLATTVSSKILKAIALEEGFHFEETLPGFKWIGCRIKDLLENGKEVLFAFEESIGFLCGTSVLDKDGVSAAVVVAEMAAYLETMNITLKQQLIKVYEKYGYHISKTSYFLCYDPITIKSIFERLRNFDSPKEYPKFCGTFAILHIRDVTTGYDSSQPNKKSVLPVSKNSQMITFTFQNGCVATLRTSGTEPKIKYYAEMCASPEQSDTALLEEELKKLIEALIENFLEPSKNGLIWRSV; this is encoded by the exons ATGAACAAGGAGCTACGAGATCGTCTTTGTTGCCGAATGACTTTTGGGACGGCGGGACTTCGTTCTGCTATGGGGGCAGGATTTTGCTATATTAATGACCTTACAGTAATACAGTCAACACAG GGAATGTACAAATACCTTGAGAGATGCTTCTCAGACTTCAAGCAGAGAGGCTTTGTCGTCGGGTATGACACCCGGGGTCAAGTAACTAGCAGCTGCAGCAGCCAGAG acttgcTAAACTCACTGCTGCAGTCTTATTGGCCAAAGATGTTCCTGTGTACCTTTTTTCAAGATATGTTCCTACGCCTTTTGTA CCATATGCGGTCCAGGAGCTCAAAGCAGTTGCAGGTGTGATGATTACTGCTTCTCACAACCGCAAAGAAGACAACGGGTACAAG GTTTATTGGGAAACTGGTGCCCAGATCACATCTCCTCATGacaaagaaattctgaaatgtaTAGAAGAATGTGTGGAACCTTGGAATGGTTCCTGGAATGATAATTTAGTGGATACCAGCCCACTGAAGAGAGATCCTCTGCAGGACATTTGCAGAAGATACATGGAAGATCTTAAAAAGATCTGTTTTCACAG GGAATTAAATTCAAAGACCACCTTGAAATTTGTACATACATCTTTTCATGGGGTCGGACATGACTATGTGCAGCTGGCTTTTCAAGTGTTTGGTTTTAAGCCTCCTATTCCAGTACCAGAACAAAAAGATCCTGATCCAGACTTTTCTACTGTTAAATGCCCAAATCCTGAAGAAGGAGAATCTgtgctg GAACTTTCTTTGAgactggcagagagagaaaatgcccgGGTAGTGCTAgccacagatcctgatgcagacCGACTGGCAGTAGCAGAACTTCAGGAGAA TGGTCATTGGAAAGTTTTCACAGGGAATGAGTTGGCAGCTTTGTTTGGGTGGTGGATGTTTGATtgctggaagaaaaataaatcaagaaatgctGATGTGAAGAACGTTTATATGTTAGCCACCACAGTCTCTTCCAAAATTTTGAAGGCAATTGCACTTGAAGAAGGATTTCATTTTGAA GAAACATTACCAGGTTTTAAATGGATTGGATGTAGGATAAAAGACCtcctggaaaatggaaaagaagttcTTTTTGCATTTGAGGAGTCAATTG GTTTTCTGTGTGGAACTTCAGTTTTGGACAAAGATGGGGTGAGTGCAGCCGTTGTTGTTGCTGAGATGGCAGCTTACCTGGAAACCATGAACATAACATTGAAACAACAACTGATTAAGGTTTATGAAAA ATATGGTTATCACATTTCAAAAACGTCCTATTTCTTGTGTTATGATCCGATTACCATCAAAAGTATATTTGAAAGGCTTCGCAATTTTGATTCTCCAAAAGAATATCCAAAATTTTGTGGGACATTTGCTATATTGCACATACGGGATGTTACCACTGGATATGACAGCAGCCAGCCTAATAAGAAATCA GTGCTGCCTGTGAGTAAAAACAGCCAAATGATtacatttacttttcaaaatggcTGTGTGGCTACTCTTCGGACAAGCGGGACAGAACCCAAGATAAAGTATTACGCAGAGATGTGTGCATCACCAGAGCAGAG TGACACTGCCTTACTAGAAGAGGAATTGAAGAAACTCATTGAAGCTCTGATTGAGAATTTTCTTGAGCCCAGTAAAAATGGACTGATCTGGCGTTCTGTCTAG